A portion of the Glycine max cultivar Williams 82 chromosome 10, Glycine_max_v4.0, whole genome shotgun sequence genome contains these proteins:
- the LOC100791957 gene encoding zeatin O-glucosyltransferase translates to MASSGKILPHQTQVVAVLIPFAAQGHLNQLLHLSRLILSHNIAVHYVCTATHIRQATLRDKNSISNIHFHGFEVPPFASPPPNPNNEETDFPSHLIPSFEASSHLREPVRNLLQSLSSQAKRVIVIHDAAMASVAQDATNMPNVENYTFQITCAFTTFVYLWDKMGRPSVEGLHVPEIPSMEGCFTPQFMDFIIAQRDFDKFSDGYIYNTSRAIEGAYIESMERISGGKKIWALGPFNPLAIEKKESKGRHLCMEWLDKQDPNSVIYVSFGTTTSFKEDQIEQIATGLEQSKQKFIWVLRDADKGDIFDGNETKRYELPNGFEERIKGIGLIVRDWAPQLEILSHTSTGGFMSHCGWNSCLESITMGVPIASWPMHSDQPRNTVLITQVLKVGLVVKDWAQRNALVTASVVEKVVRRLIETEEGDEIRQRAVRLKNAIHRSKDEGGVSHLEMESFIAHITN, encoded by the coding sequence ATGGCTTCGAGTGGAAAAATCCTTCCTCACCAAACCCAAGTGGTGGCTGTTCTCATACCGTTCGCTGCACAAGGCCATCTCAATCAGCTTCTGCACCTCTCACGCCTAATCTTATCACACAACATAGCAGTCCATTATGTATGCACTGCCACACACATTCGCCAAGCCACACTTCGAGACAAAAACTCCATTTCCAACATTCATTTCCATGGCTTCGAAGTTCCACCCTTTGCTTCTCCTCCTCCCAACCCCAACAATGAAGAAACTGATTTCCCATCTCATCTAATTCCTTCCTTTGAGGCCTCTTCGCATCTTCGCGAGCCTGTGAGGAATCTTCTTCAGTCCCTCTCATCTCAAGCCAAAAGGGTCATTGTCATCCATGATGCCGCAATGGCATCGGTGGCACAAGATGCCACAAACATGCCAAATGTTGAGAATTACACTTTTCAAATCACGTGTGCCTTTACCACCTTCGTGTATCTTTGGGATAAAATGGGAAGGCCCTCGGTTGAAGGCTTGCATGTACCAGAAATTCCTTCCATGGAAGGATGCTTCACACCCCAATTCATGGATTTCATTATTGCACAGAGAGATTTCGACAAATTTAGTGATGGATACATCTACAACACAAGCAGGGCAATTGAAGGTGCTTACATTGAGTCGATGGAGCGCATCAGTGGTGGCAAGAAGATTTGGGCACTGGGACCATTCAACCCTTTAGCCATTGAGAAGAAAGAATCAAAAGGAAGACACTTATGCATGGAATGGCTTGACAAACAAGATCCAAATTCAGTCATATATGTGTCTTTTGGGACCACAACAAGCTTTaaagaggatcaaattgaacaGATTGCAACTGGGTTGGAACAAAGCAAGCAGAAGTTCATATGGGTGCTGAGAGATGCTGATAAAGGAGACATCTTTGAtggaaatgaaacaaaaaggtaTGAGCTTCCAAATGGGTTTGAGGAGAGGATTAAAGGCATAGGGCTAATTGTGAGAGATTGGGCACCCCAATTGGAAATTCTGAGCCACACTTCAACAGGGGGGTTTATGAGTCATTGTGGATGGAACTCCTGCTTAGAGAGCATAACCATGGGGGTGCCAATAGCATCATGGCCTATGCACTCTGACCAGCCAAGAAACACTGTTTTGATAACACAGGTGCTCAAGGTTGGTTTGGTTGTGAAGGATTGGGCACAAAGGAATGCATTGGTGACTGCGTCAGTTGTTGAGAAGGTTGTCAGAAGGTTGATTGAAACAGAGGAAGGTGATGAGATACGACAGAGAGCAGTGAGGCTTAAAAATGCCATCCATAGGTCCAAAGATGAAGGTGGAGTTTCTCACCTGGAAATGGAGTCTTTCATAGCTCATATCACTaattag